Genomic DNA from Sardina pilchardus chromosome 4, fSarPil1.1, whole genome shotgun sequence:
CAAAAGAAAAGAGTTTACagcatttaaatatttaaaaccGGTACTTTGGATTCAATGTTATTTCTGGAATTACACACGTAGAGTACTCTTAAAAGTTTTCAGCACAGTAGAACAGAAAAATTGAGAgaaagataaacaaacacacaaagtggACGCTGGGCCACCAGCAGCTTAATATTTTTTGAGAGGCCCTCACGGGCAAATTGAAGATGCATTCAGTGTCACAGACTGTCCCGCTCATCTCCCCTCTGGCCCCCGCTGTTATTGTGGTACCTTGACTTTTTGTTCTTTTAAGAGCCTTTCTCCCTCCAAGTCCCTTTCAAGTGCACATTTGACTTTGTGCATTTCTAAAGCCTGAGCCTCCAGCTGCCTGACGTTCGTCTGCAGAGTCTCCAGTCGAGCCTTCAGGTCCTCTCTCTCCGACGCAAACTGCTCATGCTGAGGGAGCGAGAGTAGAAAGATTACGTGACAAGCACAAGGCacgagaaaaaaataaaaaagccaCCACAGAAAAAGGACAAACTATCTGAAAACAAAAAGACTTTGTGACCAGAACATGTTTGGTGTCTGCTTTGGCAGCCGTCCTGATCTAGGGAGATCTTGGACCAAATAACAGCCATATAGTGGTACTGTATATTCCAAACAACTCATTGAATCCACTCTGTAAATAGTGCTCCTGTATATATCACTCAAATTAGGAACTACTGTGCCATTGTCTGAGGCATTATGTTAACCAATGTCAAGAAGACAAACTCACAGTTTATGCAAAAACAACAAAGGGACATATTTCATCTTGGTTTATCCTTAACAAGAGTTGTGGGTGTGGGTCAAGTTATAAGAAATACCTGCTGCATGGCAGTTTGCAGACGTTTGGTCAAATCTCCGACTTGTTTCTCCGCCCCTACAAGCTTCTCTCGCTCCTTGTCCAATAGCTCAGTCTGCTTATCATAATCCATCATGAGGTTCTGGAAATTACATTCATCAAGTATTCATGTTATCCATTTGGCAAGACTGGACGTGAATAGAGGCAAAAATGAGGCAAACAGAACGTGTTTGTGTAATAGTAGCAGAATGAGCATCAAACTGCAGAGCTAAAGTGAGGTTGGCATGGATTCCTTTAATTGATAGGTGTTGCTGGAATAAGACATTTATTCTACTACAGACAAAGCATTAGCCTTCATAATTAGGGATCCAACATCCATCTCCTAATAAGAATTCCAATATCTGAACTTTATTGGCCGATTTTGCATCATGCTGCTAAATACCTTATAGTCCTCAGCCCCATGGATAATGTCCTTCATTGAGCTGGAAACTCTGTCCCGCTGTGCTTGTAAAGCTACCACCTCTTCTTTCAGTGCCACAACCTGGGATTAGGAAACAAGCACCAGTTACAGTATGACAGGGTAAAACCAGTTCATAGACAATTTGACAAGTTAATTTTAGTATGGTTGGGTAAAACCTGTTCACAAAAAAATGTGACAACTTGATTTACAGTATGATTGGGTAAAACCTGttcacaaaaaatgtgacaaCTCAAGTCAACAACTCTAACCAACAAGTCAAGAAGAAATTCCAATGTTGAAAGGCCTCTAAAAATTCACTGTGTGAAGCACATTTGTATTTACATGTaaggtatactgtatgcataataTACTTTCATTGCTCTTTGTGCTTCAGTATTTTCTGTAACTATCATTGTTAAATGCCCCAAACTTCAAATTGATAGAAAGTTTTTTACAGAACAAACAGacgacaaaaaaacaaacaaacagatgtcTCACCTCCTTTTTGCTATTATCCAGTTCTTTTCTGGCCTTCAAAGCGACCACTTTGATTTTGTTCATCCTCTCATCCTTTTCCTTGCTCTCCTTTTCCAGTATTGCTAAAGGGGAGGACAGTAATGAGCACAGGTGATATAAGGATTTAAAAATGCATCGGTCGTTTAATTATTTATGAAGGAAATGTATTCACGTGGGCCCTGTTCACACGTGGCATTAAAATGCAGCCGTGTACACAACATGCTTTGAGCACACATTGAGATCCAATTGCTCAGACCACAAAGGTCATTTTTTAAACGGCTATTTCCTAAGGTCACACACTGAGGCATTACCTTCTCAACTGACACCATCTGTAGAAGTGGAGGTATGCATTAATTTACGTGCAAATGGAATtattaataaatatattattgttattactgttgttattattattattagtgcaGAGTGTAGTctctattgtttttgttgttgttttactttTAATTTACCACCGACTAGGCATGGAAAGACCATTGCTGCATCCCACCTGTTAATAGTAGTTAGTAAGTAAGATCTGATCACATGTGGCCACTCGACATAACTGACATACTTGTAGTCCAGTTGTGATCAGACCAGCCAAGACACATGCTCACTCATGCGAGATGTAAACAGCCTGTTCTGTAGATACAAACCTATTTTCTCAGAAAATAGGCTTGAAAATGAGCTCTTTTGCTAACTCTggcacaattacattttgagtgCAAACAATGAATGTCaattgatgtgcattgtcccttttaaataaacaaacaaattaaaaaaaaaatacaaacctATTTTCTCAGTGTACTCCTTCGTGCTTTCTTCACTGGTGGCATCACTGTGAGTCGATTTCTGAAATGAGATGGTGAAACTGAGGCTGGGATGTATCTATGTAGGAGATTTGTCTTCAAAAGGCACTTTCAAGATACTGCTCTAACAAACAAACTATCAGGTGTAATGATGTGCAACGGAGCGTTTGCAATTTGGTCAGAAGCACTAACCTGTAAAGTAGCCATATCCTCTCGTAGCTGCTTCAGAAGGGAGTCTTTCTCTGTcagcagctgctggagctcctctctctcattatcgATTTCATCCAAACTCTTCTCGTTTTCCCCTGACGTTCCGTCATGTTCTCTGGCTGACAACTTCTCCGACGCTTCAGCAATTTGAGCGAGCAGCTCTTGGTTTTCCACTCTGATCTTTTCATTCACAGTCTTCATCTCGGAGAGATCTCTCTGTAAGGCTTCTACATCAGACACCACCTCATCAAGGTTGCCCTTTAATAGGCTCTTCTCACGACTGAGATCCTCTATGTGAGCCTGGAGTTCCATCTGAGTCTGGGCACTCTGTTGCTTGAATCGCTCCATCTCTTCCGTCAGTTCTGCTACCCTGTCGGTCAGGTCAAGTTTCTCCTGTTGCGCTATTGCTATGACAGCATCTAAAACACCGGCGAGATCCTTGTCATCTGTGCATACATCCCAGTTATTTTGTTCAAGTAAGTTCATGATATGGCCATAAGCTTCAGAGAGCTTTGTCTCGATGGCATTCTTGTCCATTTTTAGCGCTTCCTGCTCATCTGACATAACCTGAAGGCTCTTTTGAAGTTGATCCTTTTCTTCATTCGATATGCTAACTGATTCTGATTTCAGGTTGTTGATAAGATCCTGGGACTGTTTTCCCTTTTCCTGAAGAGCAGTAAGCTCCTCCAGAGCTGCTTTAAGATGGCTATGCTGCTCATCCTTCTCGGAAATGGCCAGAGACAGTTTGCTCTTCAAATCGGTCACTAGCGTTCCAATGTTCTCCTTTTCGGTTAAGGCACTTTCGAGAGCTGTTGATAGTTCGTCTAGCCTACTCTGCATCCCTTCCTTTTCCTTGGATATGCTTTCAAAACTGTGAGAGACCTCTGATTTCTCTGATTTCTCCAAAGCACAATCTTCTCTAAGTTTAGCCAATTCTGCCTGTGCTGTCTCTAAACACTGTTGAAGATTGCTTTTGTCTGATGATACCACATCCAGCATCTCTTTCAGCTCCACCACAGCAGTCTCTTTTTGGTGAAGCTGGAACAGAATTTCTTCATTTTGCTTTTGCAAAGCATCTGAGGAGGTCTTGAGGTCCTCCaatgactttactgtaagcTGAAGGCTCCCAACTTGCTCCTGTAAGCTGTCTCGCTCACTGCATGTCACGCTCAGTTTCTCCTGTAAATCCTGAACAGCGGACGCACTTTGCTCCTTCATGGCATCATACTGTTTTGAAAAGTCACCTGTTTTTTCTCCTAGCTCTAACTCAAATCTCTCAAGAATTTCCTTGGTGTGCTGACACTCTTCAATGACACAATTCTTCTCAACAGACAGTTGCTCACATCTGTCTCTTAGCACATCCAACTCTTGGACCAGTGTTTCTTTATCCATGTCATTTTGTGAGAGCAGCCTTTTTTCAAGTGCATGTAATTCAGTCTTGTGAAGTTCTTTCAACTCTTGGACCTCTTGTTCATGCTGATTGATTGTCATATCACCTCCCTCATTAGTGATGTGAAGGTTTTCCATATGTTTCTCTAAAGTTTTTGCACCGTCATCTTTGGTCATTTGAAGTTCATCAATCTTGAACTCAAGTTCTTCCTTCTCCAGTTGGAATTCCTGTCTCACATGATTTAAATCAGACTCCAGCTCTGTTTTCACATTACGTAGGTATGTGAGTTCATCTTGAAACAAAGTGTTCTGGGCCTGCAATTCCTCCAAGTTTGTCTTCAGTTGACTCAACTCATCATTCTGGTCCTCTACACCTGAGAAATCCAACATTTTACAGACTAATGGATCTTTAAGTGCCCCATGCCTGTTagggtcctcctcctcctcctgcacatcTTGCAGATAATTTTCCTTCATTGCAAGCTGCTCTGAAAGCTCATCCTGGAGAGATAAGAGTcgctctctttccatctcaaaGTCGGCTGCATTATCCTCCATCTGCAACATCAAGTCTCGGACCTCTTCTTCACGTTGCTGGCGAACGTTTGCCAACTCCTCCTGGAGGTCTTCTAGTTCACGGTGGGACTCTGAGAGTGCCTTTAGGTGATCCTCTCGGAGCCTTTCAGTCTCAGCAAGCCTCTTGCTCTTCTCCACCTCGAGCTCCTTCTGAAAGCCAGTGATCTTATCCTCATAGCTTTTGTGAATTTCTTCTAGATTGGTCTTCAATTTCTCAATTTCCTCTTGTTtgagtttttcatttttgtcctTCATGAGCTGTTGAACTTTTTCAAGGTCTTCTCTGTGTTTGGCTTCTGCTGTTTCAATTACTTTTTGTAAAACATTAACTTTTGTTGAGTGCTCATTCTGTGCATGATCCAGCTTTTCTTGAAGTTTTGCCATAGCCTCAACATTATCCTGTAAATATAAAcaccataaaaaaaacatagtaCACAGacatagtatacagtatgtcatctcATGTCATCACAAAATGACAAATAATTTGCCATTTATAACTGCATTCAGTCTGTGTTGCTTTCTTAAGTGGAAGGTACAGTATGAGACTTTTTATTTACCTGTGCCTGCTTTTTAACACCTTCATTTTCTTTGCGAAGAAGGACCAGGCTCTGCTGTGTTTCTGCTTTCTCCAGAAGAACCATATCCATCCGCTCGGTCAgttcctgtttacacacacatattgttttAGCACAGTTAACTTACTAATCCAAATTAGAAATCACAATCTGGTGGTCTATGTGATGCATAAGAGAATATCAAATATGGTTAGAGTGGATTGGTCTGACATACCTTGATAATAGAATCATCTGAATCACTATTTTTCTGGGCTTTGAGCGTGCCAACTTCTTTTTCCAAATCTTAAAAAGGAAAACGTGCCGCTGAATTACTTTACTGCATCATTCATTTTATAACACACCAACCGGTAAAAAGTGATTTGAGGGTTTTCATTTACCTGTGCATTTTGATTTCATCCTCTGCATTAAAgctatttgtttttttgcaaaCTTAATTAAGTCTTCTTTTGATAGTGTGTCCAGCtgataaaaatacaaaataccaCAAAAGACGTTACATCAAACACAAGAGAAGGTTATGAATGTTCATTGTTAATcttaataacaaaacaaaaatggatTAGGATCAGTCCATGTCAAATCAAATAAGACTGTGGTTGCACTCAGATTATGCTCAAACCTTACACATATCTAGCTTTAATAAGCTCTAAAGGTCCATCTGACAATTCTTCAATTCACAGCGATTTCCAAAATTGCTCTAGAAACAATTCCCTCTAGAAACAATTCAcaatgacagacagaggaggataGTTGGCAAAGCCAAAAGCTGCGCTCATGGCTTCAGTTTGAAACAACAGACATGTATGTTCTTTGAAACTGAATAAACAACTGTGTGGAACACCTTCATTTACAACTTACTTTTTAAGCTTACTAACTTTAGCTTCATTTCACCACTGCTTACGTCCCCTTAGAAATCAGAGGTCGAAGCAAAGATGCCTAGTCCAATTCTCATTTGAGAATAGGTCTGGTGTTAGTAAAAGCTAGTCAATATGAATGAGTCCCAAATCCAAGGTCTGCAATATATTTCTGTTaaaattttcattttcttttttttaaggccTTGATATCATCTCAGCCTGAAAAACACATTTCCTGGAAAGCCATATTTGGGCATTAATATGTAAAAAAGCAATATTTATACCCAGCCCAAACTTTATAGGATGGAAGACTCAGTAGGATAATGTTCTCATCATGAATGAACCACTAAATGTTTGTAAGGCATGTCGGTAACAATGAGGGTAATGGTATTAAAAAGTTGTTGCTCTTTACACTCATTTAGCATCAATCATTATTTTTAGTTAAATACAGCATTATCTACAGGATTAGACTAGCGTTTTTCAAATGACTAAAATTGCATATGGGGTAGCTTATATGGATAATCTGTGAGACCTATAATATTTCCAAAAATTCATAACGTATTGTATTTCCAGACAAAATACTGATTGATGACATGTTGTTTCAAGAGGC
This window encodes:
- the LOC134078608 gene encoding GRIP and coiled-coil domain-containing protein 2, which produces MEQEPNPESITSPSGQGPGKSKLDTLSKEDLIKFAKKQIALMQRMKSKCTDLEKEVGTLKAQKNSDSDDSIIKELTERMDMVLLEKAETQQSLVLLRKENEGVKKQAQDNVEAMAKLQEKLDHAQNEHSTKVNVLQKVIETAEAKHREDLEKVQQLMKDKNEKLKQEEIEKLKTNLEEIHKSYEDKITGFQKELEVEKSKRLAETERLREDHLKALSESHRELEDLQEELANVRQQREEEVRDLMLQMEDNAADFEMERERLLSLQDELSEQLAMKENYLQDVQEEEEDPNRHGALKDPLVCKMLDFSGVEDQNDELSQLKTNLEELQAQNTLFQDELTYLRNVKTELESDLNHVRQEFQLEKEELEFKIDELQMTKDDGAKTLEKHMENLHITNEGGDMTINQHEQEVQELKELHKTELHALEKRLLSQNDMDKETLVQELDVLRDRCEQLSVEKNCVIEECQHTKEILERFELELGEKTGDFSKQYDAMKEQSASAVQDLQEKLSVTCSERDSLQEQVGSLQLTVKSLEDLKTSSDALQKQNEEILFQLHQKETAVVELKEMLDVVSSDKSNLQQCLETAQAELAKLREDCALEKSEKSEVSHSFESISKEKEGMQSRLDELSTALESALTEKENIGTLVTDLKSKLSLAISEKDEQHSHLKAALEELTALQEKGKQSQDLINNLKSESVSISNEEKDQLQKSLQVMSDEQEALKMDKNAIETKLSEAYGHIMNLLEQNNWDVCTDDKDLAGVLDAVIAIAQQEKLDLTDRVAELTEEMERFKQQSAQTQMELQAHIEDLSREKSLLKGNLDEVVSDVEALQRDLSEMKTVNEKIRVENQELLAQIAEASEKLSAREHDGTSGENEKSLDEIDNEREELQQLLTEKDSLLKQLREDMATLQKSTHSDATSEESTKEYTEKIAILEKESKEKDERMNKIKVVALKARKELDNSKKEVVALKEEVVALQAQRDRVSSSMKDIIHGAEDYKNLMMDYDKQTELLDKEREKLVGAEKQVGDLTKRLQTAMQQHEQFASEREDLKARLETLQTNVRQLEAQALEMHKVKCALERDLEGERLLKEQKVKEHLSAVKEVEELQSQLRRQKQQLQQTAQELEQLRRDAQQNSLMDMEMADYERLVKELNSKIAEKDARIEDLGAQLQTQKKKEESLSEEIGSLKSQVDQGEEKSSKMKQLLVKTKKDLADAKKNEASQMLSTAALKGELEAHQQQLEGYKIQCSELTAERHRLQEQLRASAEQHQRTSGSFHLRLTTLQEECSTAKAELAATTSEFESYKVRVHNVLKQQKNKSSAQNDSDVTKQEREHMESMLEQLTSRLQDTQHNLQASSAELQQLQTEHDTLLERHNKILQETVVKEAELRERLLTLQSENMSLKAEHAQTVSQLSSQADVLRSSYREQLRHTQDEHRGTVDTLQQQLGRLENQLFQLQKESSASSTSLQQGKKLMQERRPTDLPLLELQSMAREEGEGMETTETESVSSASTPLPSLEQLLSSPDPKHEPFVWQVEPTKEELSQKLNTVTRSMEHMNGLLHETEATNAILMEQITLLKSEVRRLERNQEREKSVANLEYLKNVLLQFIFLRSGSERQALLPVIHTMLQLSPEEKSKLAAIAQGEEEADRSSSGWSSYLHSWSGIR